In Bradyrhizobium guangxiense, the genomic window CTACACGGCTCCCAGGGCTGCACCTCGTTCGGCCTGACCCTGTTCGTGCGGCACTTCAGGGAGGCAGTGCCGATGCAGACCACCGCAATGAGTGAAGTCGAGGCCGTGTTCGGCGGTCAGGAAAATGTCGAACAGGCGATACTTAACATCTACAATGGTGCGAAACCGGAAATCATCGGGATCAATTCGACCGGCCTGACCGAGATAAAGGGAGAGGACGTCGAACGATTCATTTACCTGATTCAGCAAAAGCACCCACAGCTCGAAAGGCTTCCGCTGGTTTACGTCTCGACCCCGGATTTCAAGGGCGCGTTCCAGGACGGCTGGGACAAGACGGTCGCACGAATGGTGGAAGTCCTGGTCCATCCCGTCGAGACGGGTCGGGCGCGGGATCCCGCTCGCATCAATGTTCTGCCGGGCTGCCACCTCACGCCAGGCGATCTCAATGAGCTGCGGACGATCCTGGAGGATTTCGGACTGAAACCATCCTTCCTGCCGGACCTGGCCGGTTCGCTCGACGGTCAAATTCCCGATGAGTTCACGCCCACCACGATCGGCGGCATCGGGGTCGACGAGATTGCGACAATGGGGCAGGCGGCATGGACGATCGCGATCGGCGCGCAGATGCAACGTGCGGCGGAGGCCATGTATGCGAAAACAGGCGTACGATTTCGCTTGTTCGAACGCCTCTGCGGCCTCGTTCCCAACGACGAGTTCATCGCGTTTCTGAGCAAGATCAGTGACCGGCCAGTTCCGCTAAAGTACCGCCGGCAGCGCGGCCAACTCGCGGATGCTATGTTGGATGCGCATTTCTACATCGGGGGCCGTAAGCTGGCGATCGGCGCCGAGCCGGACTTGCTCTTCGATCTCTCCAGCATGCTGTACGACATGGGTGCCAATATCGCAGTCGCCGTGACCACAACAGCCTCCCCCGTGTTGCAGCGTATCAGGACGGAGGAGGTCCTGATCGGAGATCTCGAAGATCTCGAGGAACTTGCCAAGACCCACGGCTGCAATCTCCTCATCACCCATTCGCACGGCCGCCAGGCGGCCTCGCGCCTTAACATCCCGTTTTTTCGCGCTGGCTTCCCGATGTTCGATCGTCTTGGCGCCGGCCACCAGCTCTCAGTCGGCTACCGCGGCACGCGCGATCTCATCTTCGGCCTCGCCAATCTTGTCATTGCCGATCGCGAGGCGAAGCACCAGCCGACGCCCGATACTTGGCGAAGCGTTGACCGCGACTTCAAGACCGTCCCGTCCTACCCGCAATAACCCAATAAGGAGAATAGATCTTGAAAGTCGCTTTTGCCACCCAGGATCTGAAGTGCGTGGATGCGCATTTCGGTTGGGCCAAGAACATCGCTATCTACGACGTCACTCCGGACGCTCACCGCATCCTTCAGGTCATCGAGTTCGGTGACGATCTCACGGAAGATGGCCGCAAGGATAAGCTGACGCGGAAAATCGACGCCATCAAGGACTGCACGATCCTTTATGTCGCTGCGATCGGCGGCTCGGCCGCGGCACGCGTCGTTGCCAACAAAATCCATCCGTTAACGGTGATCAAGCGCGAGGCGATCGAGACCCTCTGCATCAAGCTCGAAGATGCGCTGAAGGGCTCCCCACCACCCTGGTTGCGCAAGGCGCTCGGAGGTACGAGCAAAGCCCCCCTCCATTTTGACGACTGCAGGACGCTTCCATGACAGACGCTGCTTAACCCGCTTTCTCCCGCACTGCGACTCGAGTCGGCCGCGCTCGCAATCGAGAAAGCGACTGGCGTCATGAT contains:
- the nifN gene encoding nitrogenase iron-molybdenum cofactor biosynthesis protein NifN, with protein sequence MAIVSTSEKSCTVNPLKMSQPIGGSFAFMGLRGAMPLLHGSQGCTSFGLTLFVRHFREAVPMQTTAMSEVEAVFGGQENVEQAILNIYNGAKPEIIGINSTGLTEIKGEDVERFIYLIQQKHPQLERLPLVYVSTPDFKGAFQDGWDKTVARMVEVLVHPVETGRARDPARINVLPGCHLTPGDLNELRTILEDFGLKPSFLPDLAGSLDGQIPDEFTPTTIGGIGVDEIATMGQAAWTIAIGAQMQRAAEAMYAKTGVRFRLFERLCGLVPNDEFIAFLSKISDRPVPLKYRRQRGQLADAMLDAHFYIGGRKLAIGAEPDLLFDLSSMLYDMGANIAVAVTTTASPVLQRIRTEEVLIGDLEDLEELAKTHGCNLLITHSHGRQAASRLNIPFFRAGFPMFDRLGAGHQLSVGYRGTRDLIFGLANLVIADREAKHQPTPDTWRSVDRDFKTVPSYPQ
- the nifX gene encoding nitrogen fixation protein NifX, which gives rise to MKVAFATQDLKCVDAHFGWAKNIAIYDVTPDAHRILQVIEFGDDLTEDGRKDKLTRKIDAIKDCTILYVAAIGGSAAARVVANKIHPLTVIKREAIETLCIKLEDALKGSPPPWLRKALGGTSKAPLHFDDCRTLP